A single window of Jiangella alkaliphila DNA harbors:
- a CDS encoding ABC transporter ATP-binding protein: MSHPLIEVDALTVTVPGRARGSRAVILDDVSLTLDGGGTLGLVGESGSGKSMTALAIMGLLPPGARVETGAIRLDGDDLVGRSKRELQRLRGRTLSMVLQDPMTALDPAFTIGAQLREPLRQHRGLRGPALGRAAVAALESVHVPSAAERVRAYPHQFSGGMRQRVTSAIALAGEPRLLIADEPTTALDVTTQARYLALLRELRERTGFALLFVSHDLMVVRAVCEQVLVMYAGQVVESGETASVFTDPRHPYTRALVREIPAPGSAEWLVPIEGQAPDPLDHVEGCRFAARCPLAEAACRESVPPLTPRAGGGTVRCFRADAEG; the protein is encoded by the coding sequence ATGAGCCACCCACTGATCGAGGTCGACGCACTCACCGTCACCGTCCCGGGGCGCGCCCGCGGGAGCCGCGCCGTCATCCTCGACGACGTCTCGCTCACCCTCGACGGCGGCGGCACGCTCGGGCTGGTCGGCGAGTCGGGCTCGGGGAAGTCCATGACGGCGCTGGCGATCATGGGGCTGCTGCCGCCGGGCGCCCGGGTCGAGACCGGCGCGATCCGGCTGGACGGCGACGACCTGGTGGGCAGGTCGAAGCGCGAGCTGCAGCGGCTGCGCGGCCGGACGCTGTCGATGGTGCTCCAGGACCCGATGACGGCGCTCGACCCGGCCTTCACGATCGGCGCGCAGCTCCGCGAGCCACTGCGCCAGCACCGCGGCCTGCGGGGCCCGGCACTGGGGCGGGCGGCCGTCGCGGCGCTGGAGTCCGTGCACGTGCCCAGCGCGGCCGAGCGGGTCCGCGCCTATCCGCACCAGTTCAGCGGTGGCATGCGGCAACGGGTGACCAGCGCCATCGCGCTGGCCGGCGAGCCGCGGCTGCTGATCGCGGACGAGCCGACGACGGCGCTGGACGTCACCACGCAGGCCCGCTACCTGGCGCTGCTGCGCGAGCTGCGGGAGCGCACCGGCTTCGCGCTGCTGTTCGTGTCGCACGACTTGATGGTGGTCCGCGCCGTGTGTGAACAGGTCCTGGTGATGTACGCGGGCCAGGTCGTCGAGTCCGGCGAGACGGCGTCGGTGTTCACCGACCCGCGGCACCCGTACACCCGGGCGCTGGTCCGGGAGATCCCCGCGCCGGGCTCCGCCGAGTGGCTGGTCCCGATCGAGGGCCAGGCGCCCGACCCGCTCGACCACGTCGAGGGCTGCCGGTTCGCCGCGCGCTGCCCGCTGGCCGAGGCCGCGTGCCGCGAGTCCGTCCCGCCGCTCACGCCGCGCGCGGGCGGCGGGACGGTGCGCTGCTTCCGCGCGGACGCCGAGGGGTGA
- a CDS encoding ABC transporter permease → MTTSIVAAEPLAPANRPGDRRERRRLVPAVPLAVLGVLVLLGLLAPWLTSYSPLDGDLNARLVPPAWLDGGSAAHLLGTDTAGRDVLTRLLYGIRTSLLVVVLALAVAVVVGTTVGVVSGFFGGWVDGVLMRLVDVALSVPPILLALSVAVAVGASFRSMILILGFLVWPGIARLIRAETLSLRRGEFVRYARAVGLSRRWAMGRHILPNILPTLLVATTLEVATVIMTEAALGFLGAGVPPPQPSWGVMIEEGSALIATGWWIALFPGLAIVATVICTNALGDWLRDHLDPRTRGSRAR, encoded by the coding sequence GTGACCACCAGCATCGTCGCGGCGGAGCCGCTGGCCCCGGCGAACCGGCCCGGCGACCGGAGGGAACGCCGGCGGCTGGTGCCGGCCGTCCCGCTGGCCGTCCTCGGCGTCCTCGTCCTGCTGGGGCTGCTGGCGCCGTGGCTGACGTCGTACAGCCCGCTCGACGGCGACCTCAACGCGCGGCTGGTCCCGCCCGCCTGGCTCGACGGCGGGTCGGCGGCGCACCTGCTGGGCACTGACACCGCCGGCCGCGACGTCCTCACCCGGCTGCTCTACGGCATCCGGACGTCGCTGCTGGTCGTGGTGCTGGCGCTGGCCGTCGCGGTCGTCGTCGGCACCACGGTCGGCGTGGTGTCCGGATTCTTCGGCGGCTGGGTGGACGGCGTGCTGATGCGGCTGGTCGACGTGGCGCTGTCGGTCCCGCCGATCCTGCTGGCGCTGTCCGTCGCGGTGGCGGTGGGCGCGTCGTTCCGCAGCATGATCCTGATCCTCGGGTTCTTGGTGTGGCCCGGGATCGCCCGGCTGATCCGGGCCGAGACGCTGAGTCTGCGGCGCGGCGAGTTCGTCCGCTACGCCCGGGCCGTCGGCCTGTCGCGGCGCTGGGCCATGGGCCGGCACATCCTGCCGAACATCCTCCCGACGCTGCTGGTCGCGACGACGCTGGAGGTCGCGACGGTCATCATGACGGAGGCCGCGCTCGGCTTCCTGGGCGCCGGGGTGCCGCCGCCGCAGCCGTCGTGGGGCGTGATGATCGAGGAGGGCAGCGCGCTGATCGCGACCGGCTGGTGGATCGCGCTGTTCCCCGGCCTCGCCATCGTCGCGACGGTGATCTGCACGAACGCGCTCGGCGACTGGCTGCGCGATCACCTCGATCCGCGGACGCGGGGGAGCCGGGCCCGATGA
- a CDS encoding ABC transporter permease produces the protein MIVARVGQAVLSLLCVALLIFVLVRLTGDPVNFLLTSEASQDDIDRVRAELGLDRPVWVQFLTFLENLAQGNLGVSHRLDASVTEVVGLRLPATLSVAGLGLLLVLVIGVPLGVYSAVHRGGRLDAVARGIAALGQATPAFWLALMLILVFSVNLGVLPPGGQDGPRSLILPAVAVAFEPLARLIRLLRSSMIEELQSPHIRFLHIKGLPERKVLWVHALRNAGLTSLTYLGILSVSLIMGSVLVETVFSLPGVGRLLVESIYYRDFNVVQGIVMLMSAGYIVVNLLIDLAQLVLDPKLRTAVPA, from the coding sequence ATGATCGTGGCGCGCGTGGGTCAGGCGGTGCTCAGCCTGCTGTGCGTGGCGCTGCTGATCTTCGTCCTGGTGCGCCTCACCGGGGACCCGGTCAACTTCCTGCTGACCAGTGAGGCGTCCCAGGACGACATCGACCGGGTACGCGCGGAGCTCGGCCTCGACCGGCCGGTGTGGGTCCAGTTCCTGACGTTCCTGGAGAACCTCGCCCAGGGCAACCTCGGCGTGTCGCACCGGCTGGACGCCTCGGTCACGGAGGTCGTCGGGCTGCGGCTGCCGGCGACGCTGTCGGTCGCCGGGCTCGGGCTGCTGCTCGTGCTGGTCATCGGCGTGCCGCTGGGCGTGTACTCGGCCGTGCACCGCGGCGGGCGGCTCGACGCCGTCGCCCGGGGTATCGCCGCGCTGGGCCAGGCGACGCCGGCGTTCTGGCTCGCGCTGATGCTCATCCTGGTCTTCTCGGTGAACCTGGGCGTACTGCCTCCCGGCGGTCAGGACGGGCCGCGGTCGCTGATCCTGCCGGCCGTCGCGGTCGCGTTCGAGCCGCTGGCCCGGCTGATCCGGCTGCTGCGGTCCAGCATGATCGAGGAGCTGCAGTCCCCGCACATCCGGTTCCTGCACATCAAGGGCCTGCCCGAGCGCAAGGTCCTGTGGGTGCACGCGCTGCGCAACGCCGGCCTGACGTCGCTCACCTACCTGGGCATCCTCAGCGTCAGCCTGATCATGGGCTCGGTGCTGGTGGAGACGGTGTTCAGCCTGCCGGGGGTGGGCCGCCTGCTGGTCGAGAGCATCTACTACCGCGACTTCAACGTCGTCCAAGGGATCGTCATGCTGATGTCGGCGGGATACATCGTGGTCAACCTGCTGATCGACCTCGCGCAATTGGTGCTCGACCCGAAGCTGCGGACGGCGGTGCCGGCGTGA
- a CDS encoding ABC transporter substrate-binding protein: MKLFHTVTGRRLRVAGAGALVLAATACGGAASGDTGSGDTLTVAVPTLGTMDFAPATSEGDNEKFLMMLGDNLVGADPGTGEIVPELAESWTLSPDGLVWTFTLRPDVQFHDGWGTVTADDVMFSWGEWISEESLHPNADQYRRAVGGTIAGFRVIDDLTFELHAQEPVTELLRLVCSCNPGMTVFPREYYEQEGEAADDHPIGTGPWQFVSASPGDELVFERFDEYWGTVPEAQRLVMKEVPDDSARLLQVQSGAVQMAQLSGSLVGEAEAAGVAIMTIPDIANAWVELGGSYWGEPELDAGSPWIQADEPEKGLAIREALSLAIDRELILEEVLSGYGQLTTAPLFQFPGNPGLADESLGYPEYDPDLARRKLAEGGYPDGFEVTMPIYSVDIDTAAMTEAIAGMWEEIGINVTRKPTEEGLQRDLEMEYATQGLAYVRLTGPNPEMVRYVKGLGPFAIITHPLITEAYEAITAEPDEAARSAVYRGVSAALRENEIALTLMTGDMLFAASDDIESWTPMPSINAINRLETVTFAD, translated from the coding sequence ATGAAGCTCTTCCACACCGTCACGGGGCGCCGGCTGCGGGTGGCGGGCGCCGGTGCGCTGGTCCTGGCCGCGACGGCGTGCGGCGGCGCGGCCAGTGGCGACACCGGCAGCGGTGACACCCTCACCGTCGCGGTCCCGACGCTGGGGACGATGGACTTCGCGCCCGCCACGTCGGAGGGCGACAACGAGAAGTTCCTGATGATGCTGGGCGACAACCTCGTCGGGGCCGACCCCGGCACCGGCGAGATCGTGCCCGAGCTCGCGGAGTCGTGGACGCTGTCGCCCGACGGCCTGGTGTGGACGTTCACGCTGCGGCCGGACGTGCAGTTCCACGACGGCTGGGGGACGGTGACCGCCGACGACGTGATGTTCTCCTGGGGCGAGTGGATCTCGGAGGAGTCGCTGCACCCGAACGCCGACCAGTACCGCCGCGCGGTGGGCGGCACCATCGCCGGCTTCCGGGTGATCGACGACCTGACCTTCGAGCTGCACGCCCAGGAGCCGGTGACCGAGCTGCTGCGCCTGGTGTGCTCCTGCAACCCGGGCATGACGGTCTTCCCGCGCGAGTACTACGAGCAGGAGGGCGAGGCCGCCGACGACCACCCGATCGGCACCGGGCCGTGGCAGTTCGTCAGCGCCTCGCCGGGCGACGAGCTGGTCTTCGAGCGGTTCGACGAGTACTGGGGCACCGTGCCCGAGGCGCAGCGGCTGGTGATGAAGGAGGTGCCGGACGACTCCGCGCGGCTGCTGCAGGTGCAGTCCGGCGCCGTCCAGATGGCGCAGCTGTCGGGCTCGCTCGTCGGCGAGGCCGAGGCGGCGGGCGTCGCGATCATGACGATCCCCGACATCGCCAACGCCTGGGTCGAGCTCGGCGGCTCCTACTGGGGCGAGCCGGAGCTGGACGCCGGCAGCCCGTGGATCCAGGCCGACGAGCCGGAGAAGGGCCTGGCCATTCGCGAGGCGCTGAGCCTGGCCATCGATCGGGAGCTGATCCTCGAGGAGGTGCTGTCCGGGTACGGGCAGCTGACGACGGCGCCGCTGTTCCAGTTCCCCGGCAACCCCGGCCTCGCCGACGAGTCGCTGGGCTACCCCGAGTACGACCCGGACCTGGCCCGGCGGAAGCTCGCCGAGGGCGGCTACCCGGACGGCTTCGAGGTCACCATGCCGATCTACAGCGTCGACATCGACACCGCCGCGATGACCGAGGCGATCGCCGGCATGTGGGAGGAGATCGGCATCAACGTCACCCGCAAGCCGACCGAGGAGGGCCTGCAGCGCGACCTGGAGATGGAGTACGCGACGCAGGGCCTGGCCTACGTCCGCCTGACCGGGCCCAACCCGGAGATGGTCCGCTACGTCAAGGGCCTCGGGCCGTTCGCCATCATCACCCACCCGCTGATCACCGAGGCGTACGAGGCGATCACCGCCGAGCCGGACGAGGCCGCCAGGTCGGCCGTCTACCGCGGCGTCAGCGCGGCGCTGCGGGAGAACGAGATCGCGCTGACGCTGATGACCGGCGACATGCTGTTCGCGGCGAGCGACGACATCGAGTCGTGGACGCCGATGCCCAGCATCAACGCGATCAACCGGCTCGAGACCGTCACGTTCGCGGATTGA
- a CDS encoding FadR/GntR family transcriptional regulator, with protein sequence MSTETFPRAGFQRERLSVADEVLRDLRSKILSGEVTKGSKLPSERELAAFYDVSGPTVREVIRALKAMSLVEVRHGSGTYVFADSATLLSEAFSAVVQLDEIDLASVLSLTDVVYEQAVGLAVDAASDAEVGELRRRAERFAQPIAGADEFEVALEGFLTHLVDISHSRLLQAMSRFLVQAHLTLARSAALTSPPMWDRIAGRLIPERLAIVEALEQRDRAAAAGAVKAYTSHGRNLVGEHANWPAPVAQPG encoded by the coding sequence GTGAGCACCGAGACCTTCCCCCGGGCCGGGTTCCAGCGTGAACGACTGAGCGTCGCCGACGAGGTGCTGCGCGACCTCCGGTCGAAGATCCTCTCCGGCGAGGTCACGAAGGGCTCGAAGCTCCCCTCCGAGCGCGAGCTGGCCGCCTTCTACGACGTCAGTGGCCCGACCGTGCGCGAGGTGATCCGTGCGCTCAAGGCGATGAGCCTGGTCGAGGTGCGGCACGGCTCGGGCACCTATGTCTTCGCCGACTCCGCGACGCTGCTGTCCGAGGCGTTCTCGGCGGTGGTCCAGCTCGACGAGATCGACCTCGCCAGCGTGCTGAGCCTCACCGACGTCGTGTACGAGCAGGCCGTCGGGCTGGCTGTCGACGCGGCCAGCGACGCCGAGGTGGGCGAGCTGCGACGGCGCGCGGAGCGGTTCGCCCAGCCGATCGCCGGCGCCGACGAGTTCGAGGTCGCGCTGGAGGGCTTCCTGACACACCTGGTCGACATCTCGCACAGCCGGCTGCTCCAGGCGATGTCCCGGTTCCTGGTCCAGGCACACCTCACGCTGGCTAGAAGTGCGGCACTGACCAGCCCGCCGATGTGGGACCGCATCGCCGGCCGGCTGATCCCCGAGCGGCTGGCCATCGTCGAGGCTCTGGAGCAGCGCGACCGCGCCGCGGCCGCCGGCGCGGTGAAGGCGTACACGTCACACGGCCGCAACCTGGTCGGCGAGCACGCGAACTGGCCCGCTCCCGTCGCCCAGCCGGGCTGA